The Deltaproteobacteria bacterium sequence TACAAGCACTGGGATATGGAAATCACTATGACTATGGGGCTCACGGCTGAAAAGCTCGCTCGTGAAACATCATTTTCGCGGGAGGATATGGACAGCTGGGGACTGCGTTCCCATCAGCGGACGGTTAAGGCAAGGGGAGAAGGTTTTTTTGATGGCGAGATACTGCCTCTTGAGGCAGAGCAGGCTGATGGAACCATTATGACAGTGGATCGTGATCAATCGGTCCGCGAGAACATCTCAATGGAAGACATGTCAAAGCTGAAGCCCGTATTTCTCGCGGACGGGGTCATCACGGCCGGGAACTCTTCTCCTCTCAATGCCGGTGCCAGCTCCATGTTACTCATGTCCCGTATTGCCGCAGAGCGAAAAGGGATAAGACCCTTGGCAACCATTCGGTCCATCGGGTTTGCTGGAGTGGACCCTACCATAATGGGGGTAGGCCCCGTTCCAGCCATTCAGATGGCCCTGAAAAAGGGAAATCTTCAAGTCCAGGATATAGATTTTTGGGAGATCAATGAGGCCTTCAGCGTTGTGGTGCTGAACTGTATCCGGGAACTGGGGATTGACCCGGAAAAGGTCAATATTAAGGGAGGCGGGATCGCCATCGGACACCCGATGGGCGCAACCGGGATCAGGCTGATCGGGACCCT is a genomic window containing:
- a CDS encoding acetyl-CoA C-acetyltransferase, coding for MNEVVIAGYLRTAQSKSKPSDPARDWFHKLRADDLLGRLIPELLERVGITSEEIDDFLVGSAMGVSEQWTYGGRTPLFLANLSEKVPAKFIDQQCGSSMAAVHIGFMEIATGFADIVLAGGMEHMTRVPMGPSLFEKNVISRNPRLYTDNCYKHWDMEITMTMGLTAEKLARETSFSREDMDSWGLRSHQRTVKARGEGFFDGEILPLEAEQADGTIMTVDRDQSVRENISMEDMSKLKPVFLADGVITAGNSSPLNAGASSMLLMSRIAAERKGIRPLATIRSIGFAGVDPTIMGVGPVPAIQMALKKGNLQVQDIDFWEINEAFSVVVLNCIRELGIDPEKVNIKGGGIAIGHPMGATGIRLIGTLSRILEKEKARYGCAAACAGGGQGIATIIERPF